The Caminicella sporogenes DSM 14501 genomic interval TCGCAGTTACTACATTAATAATTTTCACTCCATCAGGAGCAGATAAATTTGTTGGGCCAGATATTAATAAAACTTCAGCTCCTCTATTTTTTGCAGCTTTTGCAATAGCATATCCCATTTTTCCAGTTGAATGATTAGTTATATATCTTACTGGGTCAATAGGTTCTTGAGTAGGTCCTGCAGTAACAATTATTTTTCTACCCTCTAAATCCTTTGAATAATCACTCTTAAACAAATTTATGATTTCATTGACAATATCTTGAGGCTCAGCCAATTTTCCTTTTCCGTAATCTCCACAAGCTAATCTGCCTGATACAGGCTCTATAAATTTATATCCTAATCTTTTTAAAATATCTATATTCCTCTGAACAATAGGATTATTATACATATTTGTATTCATAGCTGGTGCTATCAGTACTGGCGCTTTAGTAGCCATAACAGTAGTTGACAACATATCATCAGCTATTCCATTTGCTATTTTCCCAATAATATTTGCCGTAGCTGGAACTATGAGAAATAAATCTGCTTTTTGTGCCAAAGAAATATGCTCTATATCCCATGTTTTTGGTTCTGCAAACATATCGGTTACTACATAATTTTGAGATATAGATTGAAAAGTTAATGGTGCAACAAATTTAGCAGCTGACTTAGTCATTATTACATTAACATTTGCAGAAAGTTTTTTTAATCTGCTTACAACATCTACCGCTTTATATACTGCAATACCGCCTGTTACACCCACTACAACATTTTTATTCTTTAACATTTATTACACCCCTAAATTATTCATCTAAATCAATTTTTTCATATGTAATTTTACCTTCATATAGTTCTTGAGTTGCAATAGAAACAGGCTTATTTGATTCTAAATCAGTTAACTTCTCATACCCGTCAATTAACTGTCTAGCTCTCTTTGCTGTTGCTATTACAAGAGTATATCTACTGTCAACTTTTTTTAATAACTCATTGATTGATGGATATAACATTACTTTGCCTCCTCCTTATATTTTTGTATTAATTTATATATATCATCTTTTACACGACATTTTTCTGCTTCAATAATGGAAATTAATTTAGAAATTGAATTTTCCAGCTTATCATTTATTATATAATAATCATATTTGTCAATAAAATCAATTTCTCTAAATGCAGCTTTTAATCTTTTCTCTATACTTTCTTTTGAATCTGTTCCCCTATTAACAATTCTATTTCTCAATTCTTTCATACTAGGTGGTAAAATAAAAATAAATACTCCTTCAGGATATTTCTCTTTTATTTGAAGAGCACCTTGAATATCTATTTCTAATAATACATCTTCTCCATTATTTATATGTTCTAAAACATATTTTTTTGGAGTTCCATATAAATTTCCATATACCTCTGCATATTCCCAAAACTCATCTTTATTTATCATATCTTGAAAATTTTCTTTACTAATAAAATAATAATTAACTCCTTCTAACTCTCCATTTCTCTTTTTACGAGTAGTAGCAGAAATAGATAATTTAATATCCGGTCTTCTCTTTAATAATTCTTTACATACAGTTCCTTTACCTACACCAGACGGACCGCATATTACAAACAAATTACCTTTTTTCTTCATCTGCAATTCTCCTTTAGTCAGTATTTTGGTTGTTTTCTATTAGTTCTTTACTATTAAATCTTTGTGCCATAGTTTCTGGCTGAACAGAAGATAAAACTATATGATTACTATCACAAATGATTACAGCACGAGTCTTTCTACCATAAGTTGCATCAATAAGTTTTCCCTGTTCCCTTGCTTCATTGATTATTCTTTTTATTGGTGCTGATTCTGGTTTGACTATTGCTATAATTCTATTAGATGAAATTACATTGCCAAAGCCTATATTTACAAATTTTAAATCCATTATTCTCCCCCTGTTATTCAATATTTTGAACTTGTTCTCTTATCTTTTCAAGTTCACTTTTTACATCTATAACATAATTAGAAATCTCTATATTAGAAGATTTTGAACCTATGGTATTGATTTCTCTGTTCATTTCTTGTATTAAAAAATCTAATTTTCTACCAACTGCTCCATCTTCATTAAGAATAGAATTTAACTGCTGTATATGACTATATAGTCTAACTATTTCTTCATTTATATTGCTTTTATCTGCATATATTGCAAGTTCTAAAGCTAATCTACTTTCATCTACTTCTACTTCATTCAAAAGCTCTTTTATCCTATTATAAAGCTTTTCTTTATACTCTTTTACAATAAAAGAGGATTTCTCCTCAATTTTTTTTACCACTTCATAAATTTTTTCACTTCTACATTTAATATCTTCTGCTAATTTAATGCCTTCTTTTTTTCTCATATCAATCAGCATATCAAGTGCTTCTTTAACTGCTGGCTCTAATATCATCCAAATAGATTCACTATCTTCTTCTTTATTTTTTATCTCAAAAACTTCAGGAAAAGATGTAAGCAACGAAAGATTAACTTCATCTTTTAAATTTAATTCATCTTTTATAATTCTTAAAGCATTATAATACTGTTTTACAACCCCAACATTTGGATTTATAACAACATCTTCATCTTTAGATTGCTCAAAAGATATATATACCTCTATTCTGCCTCTTTTTAATCTGGATTTAATTAAACTTCTTATCTTTTCTTCAAAGCAAGATAATTTTTTCGATGCCTTTACAATTATATCATTATATCTATGATTGACAGATTTTATTTCTACAACAAAACTTTTTTGTTCATTACCAGACTCACCTCTACCGTATCCTGTCATACTGCTAATCATATTTTTTCCTCCTACTGTATATAGCATTACCTTCTCCTAATGAATTTATATTATACCACTTATTTAAAAATTTTTTAAGTAATCTTTATAATAATACTTTCCACTACAGATAAATTCAGCTCGACCTTCCATAAATACATTATCATTTTTATCAATGTATATATTAAGCGTTC includes:
- the coaBC gene encoding bifunctional phosphopantothenoylcysteine decarboxylase/phosphopantothenate--cysteine ligase CoaBC — its product is MLKNKNVVVGVTGGIAVYKAVDVVSRLKKLSANVNVIMTKSAAKFVAPLTFQSISQNYVVTDMFAEPKTWDIEHISLAQKADLFLIVPATANIIGKIANGIADDMLSTTVMATKAPVLIAPAMNTNMYNNPIVQRNIDILKRLGYKFIEPVSGRLACGDYGKGKLAEPQDIVNEIINLFKSDYSKDLEGRKIIVTAGPTQEPIDPVRYITNHSTGKMGYAIAKAAKNRGAEVLLISGPTNLSAPDGVKIINVVTANEMYEAVLNNLKDADIVIKSAAVADYRPKNKSDVKIKKSDDDLNIELTRNPDILYEIGKIKGNRILVGFAAETNDVLNNALKKIKKKNLDLIVANDITQKGAGFKSETNIVTIIDKNGNYKSLKKMTKEEVADVILDKVVDMILKKEG
- the rpoZ gene encoding DNA-directed RNA polymerase subunit omega, whose protein sequence is MLYPSINELLKKVDSRYTLVIATAKRARQLIDGYEKLTDLESNKPVSIATQELYEGKITYEKIDLDE
- the gmk gene encoding guanylate kinase, producing the protein MKKKGNLFVICGPSGVGKGTVCKELLKRRPDIKLSISATTRKKRNGELEGVNYYFISKENFQDMINKDEFWEYAEVYGNLYGTPKKYVLEHINNGEDVLLEIDIQGALQIKEKYPEGVFIFILPPSMKELRNRIVNRGTDSKESIEKRLKAAFREIDFIDKYDYYIINDKLENSISKLISIIEAEKCRVKDDIYKLIQKYKEEAK
- the remA gene encoding extracellular matrix/biofilm regulator RemA translates to MDLKFVNIGFGNVISSNRIIAIVKPESAPIKRIINEAREQGKLIDATYGRKTRAVIICDSNHIVLSSVQPETMAQRFNSKELIENNQNTD
- a CDS encoding YicC/YloC family endoribonuclease — translated: MISSMTGYGRGESGNEQKSFVVEIKSVNHRYNDIIVKASKKLSCFEEKIRSLIKSRLKRGRIEVYISFEQSKDEDVVINPNVGVVKQYYNALRIIKDELNLKDEVNLSLLTSFPEVFEIKNKEEDSESIWMILEPAVKEALDMLIDMRKKEGIKLAEDIKCRSEKIYEVVKKIEEKSSFIVKEYKEKLYNRIKELLNEVEVDESRLALELAIYADKSNINEEIVRLYSHIQQLNSILNEDGAVGRKLDFLIQEMNREINTIGSKSSNIEISNYVIDVKSELEKIREQVQNIE